The Bacteroidales bacterium genome has a window encoding:
- a CDS encoding type I restriction enzyme HsdR N-terminal domain-containing protein, producing MNIPAKFAKRINENLKKYQGIIAQIKKKDANESDTVTVITDILQDIFGYDKYSDITSEYAIKGTYCDLAILDVHKKIGFLIEVKAISVALNDNHIKQALDYGANAGVNWVLLTNAETWMLYKIKFGKPIDKELVSEFDLLTINPKSDKELEALFVISKDGQDKSIIEDFYLSIQVKNKFIIGCLLNSEEVYSLIRRTMKKLFADVKISEQEIADIMVNDIIKREIIDSEESKKAKKDIDKIYKKLERAKERSSLTSGDSNVPKQEEKVDAPPVQENSGVEGVENDDIIASSAITETN from the coding sequence ATGAATATACCTGCCAAATTTGCCAAGAGAATTAATGAAAATCTCAAAAAATATCAGGGTATTATTGCCCAGATCAAGAAGAAAGACGCGAATGAATCTGATACTGTTACCGTGATAACTGATATACTACAGGATATTTTTGGTTATGATAAATACTCCGATATAACATCGGAATATGCCATTAAAGGAACCTATTGTGATCTGGCAATTCTCGATGTTCACAAGAAAATCGGGTTTCTTATTGAGGTTAAGGCTATTTCTGTTGCCTTGAATGACAATCATATAAAACAGGCTTTGGATTACGGCGCTAACGCCGGTGTAAATTGGGTGCTGTTGACCAATGCCGAAACATGGATGCTTTACAAAATCAAATTCGGGAAACCGATTGACAAAGAACTTGTATCAGAATTCGATCTGTTAACAATCAATCCGAAATCAGATAAGGAACTTGAAGCGCTTTTTGTGATTAGCAAGGATGGGCAGGACAAGTCTATCATAGAGGATTTCTATTTAAGCATCCAGGTGAAAAACAAATTCATTATTGGATGTTTATTGAATAGCGAAGAAGTTTATTCATTAATTCGCCGGACAATGAAAAAGCTGTTTGCTGATGTAAAAATCAGCGAGCAGGAAATTGCTGACATCATGGTAAACGATATTATAAAAAGAGAAATAATAGATTCCGAGGAATCAAAAAAGGCCAAAAAGGATATTGATAAAATATATAAAAAATTGGAACGGGCAAAAGAAAGAAGCAGCTTGACATCTGGCGATAGTAATGTTCCCAAACAAGAAGAAAAGGTGGATGCTCCCCCGGTTCAGGAAAATTCCGGTGTAGAGGGTGTAGAGAATGATGATATTATTGCTTCATCGGCAATAACAGAAACAAATTAA